GTACAACTGTATCTCACCTTTTAAAAACACTAGAAACACACGGGGACCGActtattcatcgactaaaaaaaGAGAACCATAGCCGTTAGGATGAAGCTGTGTAGGTCAACTTTTATAAGATCGTTTTTGTGATGCATATTTAGGATTGTAGGACACAACAAGAAGTAAAGATCTGTACAACATTCATATTTAAATAGTTAGTACTTCCGGTCTCTGGTCTCTTTATTGACTATGCTCCATAATCTACTACAATCTTTAGCTCTGTGGTAATATGTGTCGTCACTTTTTGACTGTGCCCCATACCGGTACTAGTTATACGGAACGAGAAAcaccatcttttttttttggatttgattCGCGAGTTGAATCTACTTCTGCATCTGATTCGGGCCAAATCAGATGCTGGATCgtttgtgttttcaattttttgATATCCGACTCAACTCATATATTTGACTTAGAATTATCTGGGTCAAGTTCAATTTGGATCTTATTCGTCTAGCACATATCTCACTGGAATTTGAAAAATTAGAAATATCTGGGTCAAGTTCGATTTTGATCTTACTCGCTTAGCACATATCTGTCTAGAATCAGAAAAACTCGGTGATTCATTATCCGACTAGAGTAGTATTTTAAAAACTTGAGTTAGATATAAAAAATTAAGTTCATTCAGATGTAAATTTGAATGAGTCAGATCAACGAGTCAGTTGGGTTGGGTAagtaacaaaaaaacaaaaagaaaaaatcaaaatcgGTTTCGTTATTTGTTTGTTTCAAAAACCGTTTTATTGGGTTTATAAATAATagatgttttttgtttttaattccgTTTTCAATTCTGTAAAATCCGGAGCTATTCCCCCGTTTCCGAAGTTTTCTCTAGGGAgaaaacaaaatccccaaaaatccccGCCTAAATTCATCATTAGAATCCTTTGAAGATATTTTTGTGAAGATATTCAAGCTTTCTGAAGAAcaagctttattattattatgatcatGTGAAGTGATGGATTTCAATTTTACGAGAAACAAGATTATGAAGCAGGCAAACATTTACTGACATTAATGAAAAATGTAGGTGGTATCTACTCTGTTTTTAGTCACACAACTAGAAATtgtactgatttttttttttcctgaaatttTCTTGAAGATTCTCAGAAGATTTAATTTGTCTTACAATAATGGTACTTTGCGTGTTAAGCTAGATGATTCTGAAACCCAAATTGATTAAAGTGAAGCtgaggaacaaaaaaaaaaaatccagcttgattcttttttctttcactttatttgttttcgtcttcattagtatcattacttctctctctctctcgattGCTTCTGTCTCTCACTCTGGGTTTTTTCAATCAAGTCATTTCatgaatattttcttatttttggtaATAAAATCAGAACAAAGTATTTTATCACAAATTTCTCAATTGTTCTTATTCTCTTTTATTTGCAATCCTTTGAAGATCAGTAGCAACATCTGCATCATTCACaataacagcagcagcagcaacattgaTGAATCCCAACTAACATAGAGTAGTGTTCTTCTCGTCTGATCAATTCCATTATTACAGGTCAGTTCAATTAGTATCAGTAGGAATCcgattttgttttcttattgttttctCTCTCAAGTGATTTCAATTGAGAAATTTTTGTAACAAGGAATCACGATCAGCATTGGTCTAATAGATACAATTAAGATTTGATCATCATTCAGTAGTTTGAGGGAGATAAGGGGACAATGATTCTGAttcttcaaaacaaaacaaaacaaaaaaatactatTTTTTTTCCTGCTTCTTGTCTCTTTATCCTGTACTAGCTTGACACTGTATATGCATTTGGTTCATCTTTTTCTTCATCATTCATTGATTTTAGAGGGCTTTATTGACACACCCATGTTGTAATTTCATTTGGGGGTTTTCTCTAAATTCTTATTAGGGATTTTACTGATTTTAGATGTTTTGggttattgaattttttttttttttttgtcaattttGGGTTGAATTGGAATTTGATTGAGATCTACTAGAATGTGGTTTGGTGTTTGTTAATTCTtctcaattattgaaagaatcatgctagaaatattgaatttgattgattaatatgaTCATATCTCCAATTTTTCTatcccaaataaaaataaaagggatGTTTTTTCCGGCAGAACCAGTCCGGTGACCTTGGGattatttcttctaattttttttttttttttttttttgaagattgtCATTGTTTaagtattctttttctttttgcagggAATATTAATTTAGTGTTTTCTTAtaccaaagaagaagagaaaaagaaaagagaaaatgttAACATGTATAGCTTGTTCAAAGCAACTAGTTGAAGACGATGAAGGCACCCGTGGCACTCCTAGTACGAAAGAAGCCGTCAAAAGCCTGACGTCGCAGGTTCGAATCTGAACTGAGCCTACTACCCCTCCCCcatatctcttttctttttcttttctttaaaatctattcaattcAATCAATCTACTTCTCTGACTCTCTGTTTACATACAGTCTCTCTAATTTAATTTAACTTCTTCTCATGATAATAAGTTGTTCATTCATAACAATAACACCCCACAGCAGAGTGACCAGACTTGTCTCTAGTTTCTAGGATTTTTTGAGTCAAGGGGGACCAATAATCCTCCTTCCTCATTGTTCTTCAACTTTATTAAAGCAATATATTGATGCATATAAGGTACTAGTAACCCCCCACAGCTAAGGGCACcccaagaaaagagaaagaaaacatCTTTAACCATTCAAATTGATGATTTCTAAATTTGGTTAAAAATCTAAAGACTGTTCATTTATCCAAGAAATGGGTCTGTTTACTTCAAAATAGTAGTAGTACAGTGCTGCAGTAGAGAGGAAAAGAAGGTAGACATTGTATATTTATTATGTTTACTGTCATACATAGTTGTTTTTAGGTCTGGAATTAGCTAAAGTCACATTTAATTCGTATGTCTCTAGGTTCTACCTAGTTTCGTATAACTCTTTTCTTTAAGAAACAAAGAGAGACTAATGACCACGCTTCTTTTTGGGTACTACAACTTTGATCATACGATTTTATTCACTAGACGTTTTACCAAGATTGCTAATTGGGTGTGCCAATTTGTTTGGGGTGTACCAGAATGAATTcagaaaagacaaaaaaaaaataaaactatttGACACCCCCAAGTCAATTGATACTCCCATTAGCAGCACTGCATTTCACGATTGGATACCAGTCCTACCAAATGTTTataccatttcatcgatccaacggtTAGGATCGATGGAATCTTTTTGTCTTATATGAAACGGTATCAGCACTTAGTAGAACtgatatcccctttataaatcatgctgCATTTTACTTAGGGTGATGAAAATCAAAATATATCCCGTCTTCATTTCAGTAAAAGTGATATTTTTAATTCTTGGAAAATAATGAAAGTATTACTTTTTCTGGGACATACAGTCAGATTAattcttgttatttttcttgAATATTACAAACTTGATATGTTTTGTCTAGTCCATGTCAAAACCGGGTACCttgtaaaaaagtaaaaaaaatctttGGCATTTTCTTGAAACAAGAACTGAACAAGGTGTGTTAAGGCACACCATTAACAGTTGTAATGAGTAGTTATCATCATTAATCAACATCGAATGCAACACCATATTTGGTTTCCTTATGTTCAACAATGTACGAGAATTATGGTCCACCACCTAGAGGAAAAATGTAGAGAGTGCGATATTGTCTTCCAAGTTGCAAATTTTTCATTTATTTATCTTGTCTGTGCGATCAGTAGTATATATTGTAGGTCAATTCCCTCATTAAATTTAGGGACCGCCAAATATGATTAGGAAACACTAATTATAATTGATATCAAAGTGCCGAGGAGGCGCAGAAATTACAACaaacaaaaagataaagataaagctACCCACAGCCACAATAAATGATTAGCACTAATTAGTATAGAACGTCCTGATTACTTTATGCTAAACAAATCGTGTTTAGTGTTTAATTTCGAAAAAGATAGGAGTTCTAGAAAGAAAGACAAGAAGCATGTATTTGAGAGAAGAAAGACTACCTGAAGGACCCATGCACgaattcttgttcttttttagtagACAATATGTAAACATCTTTTACAGCCTAACTTCAGACTTAaggggaaaaaaaaactaaaaagaaacccCGGCCTAATTCTAATCCCATCATTAAGTCAAGTCCCACCACCATTAACTGATTCTAGTTTCAAATCCTGGCAATAATCACTGATCCTGtctctttttttgactactttaCAGATCAAAGATATGGCGTTGAAAGTTTCGGGAGCTTATAAACAATGCAAGCCTTCCTCTAGTACTAGTACTTCAGGTAATTATAAAAAGGGGAACCAAAGGCAGTTTAAGGCGGATTATGACACGGTTTCggaaggagttaactatccttaCCTGAGAGGAGGAGGAAGTTCAAGTTCAACTCCTGCTTGGGATTTTCCACCTGTAAATAGAGATCATGCTTCTGACACAAGGTTCAAAGGAATGTCGGGTGATGGTAGGACTCGGTTAGACCAATCGGGCAACTTGGTTCTTGTAGACGATGAAGAACCTAAAGAATGGATGGCTCAAGTTGAACCGGGTGTTCACATCACCTTTCTTTCTTTACCTATGGGAGGAAATGATCTAAAACGAATTCGTTTCAGGTATCTTAAGACTTCTATACCATCTCTAGTAGCTTACTTGTTACTCAAAATTAAGCTAACTATTATGATATTCTAATAATTTGTAGCCGAGAGATGTTCAATAAATGGCAAGCACAACGATGGTGGGGAGAGAATTATGACAGGATCGTTGAACTCTATAATGTTCAGAGGTTTAGTCGGCAAGCTCTTCATACTCCTCCAAGATCTGAGGACGAGGTATTTTAATTTCTTGCACTTCATACAAGTTTCCATATATTGTAAACATAGTTTTTTAGTTCAAT
Above is a genomic segment from Papaver somniferum cultivar HN1 chromosome 10, ASM357369v1, whole genome shotgun sequence containing:
- the LOC113318855 gene encoding protein BREVIS RADIX-like, with protein sequence MLTCIACSKQLVEDDEGTRGTPSTKEAVKSLTSQIKDMALKVSGAYKQCKPSSSTSTSGNYKKGNQRQFKADYDTVSEGVNYPYLRGGGSSSSTPAWDFPPVNRDHASDTRFKGMSGDGRTRLDQSGNLVLVDDEEPKEWMAQVEPGVHITFLSLPMGGNDLKRIRFSREMFNKWQAQRWWGENYDRIVELYNVQRFSRQALHTPPRSEDERDSSYSRMGSAGESPMTQPMGKEWTPKNSYKFSGLGGGGGSKGFFPSGDPLDQGGGGSQHYGGAGSSYHGGVGFKGEASSIDASRTTTSSRDEAPSISISNASDMESEWVEQDEPGVYITIRQLPDGTRELRRVRFSREKFGEVHAKLWWEENRERIQAQYL